One window from the genome of Nicotiana sylvestris chromosome 9, ASM39365v2, whole genome shotgun sequence encodes:
- the LOC104216092 gene encoding uncharacterized protein, whose amino-acid sequence MPALPFPQKQRREKLEKQFERFLELLKQVHVNIPFIEVLSQMSAYAKFMKEILSKKQKAEETSVVMLTEHCSAILQNKLSHKCGDPKSFTIPCSLGSTKFKKSLCNSGASINLMSLSIFRKLEGEIGEIRLIPISLQLADQITIIPKRIVEDVLVWGDKFVFPVDFIVVNMEENREVPLILGRPFLAIGKTILDIQERQLMLRVGDKKLIFKMKGERRALKEQLGESQANKRGVYPKKAEKKLSARMCTSGRVCKRDADFDSDPD is encoded by the coding sequence ATGCCAGCTCTACCGTTCCCTCAGAAGCAAAGAAGAGAGAAGTTGGAAAAACAATTCGAGCGCTTTCTAGAATTGCTCAAGCAGGTGCATGTAAATATACCTTTCATAGAGGTGCTCTCTCAGATGTCagcttatgctaaattcatgaaggagaTATTGTCCAAGAAGCAAAAAGCGGAAGAGACATCAGTTGTCATGCTAACAGAGCATTGTAGTGCCATCTTGCAAAATAAGCTCTCTCACAAATGTGGAGATCCAAAGAGTTTTACTATACCTTGCTCTTTAGGAAGTACTAAATTTAAAAAATCTTTGTGCAATTCAGGTGCTTCTATTAATCTTATGTCGTTGTCAATTTTCAGGAAATTAGAGGGAGAGATTGGAGAAATCAGGTTGATACCTATATCCTTGCAGCTGGCGGATCAGATCACAATCATACCTAAAAGAATAGTGGAAGATGTGCTGGTTTGGGGAGACAAATTTGTGTTCCCTGTGGACTTCATTGTGGTGAACATGGAGGAAAATAGGGAGGTCCCTTTGATTttaggaagaccattcttggctATAGGAAAAACAATTCTAGATATCCAAGAAAGGCAGCTCATGCTCAGAGTGGGGGATAAAAAGCTGATTTTCAAAATGAAAGGAGAAAGGAGAGCCCTGAAGGAGCAACTTGGAGAGAGTCAAGCGAATAAGCGTGGGGTGTACCCAAAGAAGGCAGAAAAGAAGCTTTCTGCGCGGATGTGTACATCGGGTCGGGTGTGCAAAAGAGATGCCGACTTCGATTCAGATCCCGACTAG
- the LOC104216093 gene encoding small RNA degrading nuclease 1-like isoform X1, whose translation MSMKKLLSHGTILIGHSLHNDLRALKIDHARVIDTSYVFKYRDQPSNRRPSLCNLCKSVLGFELRKKDSLHNCLDDACTAMKLVLAKIECGVDCIIPLVREEVQEPKVAKLLVHRIPVVVHSEELHKVIPGDITIEVKTKDRWITFSTFSDIPMLMSYP comes from the exons ATGTCCATGAAGAAGCTATTATCACATGGAACCATATTGATTGGCCACAGTTTACACAATGACCTTCGAG CTTTGAAGATAGATCATGCAAGAGTGATTGACACTTCTTATGTCTTCAAATATCGAGATCAGCCTTCTAATAGAAGACCTTCTTTATGTAATTTGTGTAAG TCTGTGTTAGGTTTTGAACTTCGAAAGAAGGACTCTCTACATAATTGTCTGGATGATGCATGTACTGCGATGAAACTTGTTCTTGCCAAGATTGAATGTGGAGTTGATTGTATCATACCGTTAGTTCGTGAGGAG GTGCAAGAGCCCAAGGTGGCAAAGCTGCTTGTCCACAGAATACCAGTGGTTGTTCATAGCGAAGAGTTACACAAAGTTATTCCTGGAGACATTACCATAGAAGTTAAG ACTAAGGATCGTTGGATCACATTCAGTACATTCAGTGATATTCCTATGTTGATGTCATATCCTTGA
- the LOC104216093 gene encoding small RNA degrading nuclease 1-like isoform X2, whose product MSMKKLLSHGTILIGHSLHNDLRALKIDHARVIDTSYVFKYRDQPSNRRPSLCNLCKSVLGFELRKKDSLHNCLDDACTAMKLVLAKIECGVDCIIPLVREEVQEPKVAKLLVHRIPVVVHSEELHKVIPGDITIEVKIKNLKSKEFILEESVEQVEV is encoded by the exons ATGTCCATGAAGAAGCTATTATCACATGGAACCATATTGATTGGCCACAGTTTACACAATGACCTTCGAG CTTTGAAGATAGATCATGCAAGAGTGATTGACACTTCTTATGTCTTCAAATATCGAGATCAGCCTTCTAATAGAAGACCTTCTTTATGTAATTTGTGTAAG TCTGTGTTAGGTTTTGAACTTCGAAAGAAGGACTCTCTACATAATTGTCTGGATGATGCATGTACTGCGATGAAACTTGTTCTTGCCAAGATTGAATGTGGAGTTGATTGTATCATACCGTTAGTTCGTGAGGAG GTGCAAGAGCCCAAGGTGGCAAAGCTGCTTGTCCACAGAATACCAGTGGTTGTTCATAGCGAAGAGTTACACAAAGTTATTCCTGGAGACATTACCATAGAAGTTAAG aTTAAAAATTTGAAGTCCAAAGAATTTATCCTTGAAGAAAGTGTAGAGCAAGTTGAAGTATAA